The proteins below come from a single Streptomyces tubercidicus genomic window:
- the mrdA gene encoding penicillin-binding protein 2 translates to MSNLPESRTSRVSVRLIAIQILVFSLLLTLGGRLWYLQIRNGQEYATEAKNNHVQQVIEPATRGSILDARGVPLADNQTRLVVSASRTELLKMKDDGKAVLGRLAKVLGMSGKEIRNKVRLCDAKTPQPCWNGSPYQPIPITDEATTQQALQIRERSEDFPGISAEPTAVRRYAAPGNANTAQVLGYLSPVTDQEIKKAEHSRSPLLRSDQIGRSGLERTYDDALRGKAAVTRYEVDNLGRVIGQAKSEKGRAGASVVTSIDARVQGLAEKQLDQAMKDARKEHDRNTGTNYKADSGAVVVMEAKTGRVVAMASNPSYDPNAWVGGISGKDYGRLTGKDSNYPLLNRAIQGQAAPGSIFKVISTAAAVNAGYDFNGHYPCTSSYSIGGQTFKNFESQSHGAISLGRALEVSCDTVFYRLSHDEWKKDGGDKPKKEAKNWFYKTAHQFGLGSETGIDLPNEVTGRVPDRKWKNAFWKANKAGWCEQAKAWPKKKDFGTKLAREGCLEGMKLHAYDSINYAIGQGDTLVTPIQMATIYGAISNGGTLYNPTVGKAVVSPDGKHIQRIKPTSHGKLPVSHKTLGQMDGALAGVATRGTAAWRFGGWPQDKIPMHAKTGTAEVYGKQTTSWFATYTKDYTIVMTISQGGTGSGASGPAVRNIYNALYGVDEKGGINPKAALLPRPEAKLPKIESDGAIRSQPIKPYAPPSPSPSASESPQ, encoded by the coding sequence ATGAGTAATCTCCCGGAATCCCGGACCTCCCGGGTCAGCGTCCGGCTCATCGCGATTCAGATCCTGGTCTTCTCGCTGCTGCTCACGCTCGGCGGCCGGCTCTGGTATCTGCAGATCCGCAACGGCCAGGAGTACGCCACCGAGGCGAAGAACAACCACGTCCAGCAGGTCATCGAGCCCGCCACCCGCGGCTCCATCCTCGACGCGCGCGGGGTGCCGCTGGCCGACAACCAGACCCGTCTGGTGGTGTCGGCGAGCCGTACCGAGCTGCTGAAGATGAAGGACGACGGCAAGGCCGTGCTCGGCCGGCTGGCCAAGGTGCTCGGCATGTCCGGCAAGGAGATCCGGAACAAGGTCCGGCTGTGCGACGCCAAGACGCCGCAGCCGTGCTGGAACGGCTCGCCCTACCAGCCGATCCCGATCACCGACGAGGCCACGACCCAGCAGGCCCTCCAGATCCGCGAGCGCTCCGAGGACTTCCCCGGCATCAGCGCCGAGCCGACCGCCGTCCGCCGGTACGCGGCCCCGGGCAACGCCAACACCGCCCAGGTCCTCGGCTATCTCTCGCCGGTCACCGACCAGGAGATCAAGAAGGCCGAGCACAGCCGTTCGCCGCTGCTGCGCTCCGACCAGATCGGCCGGTCCGGTCTGGAGCGGACGTACGACGACGCGCTGCGCGGCAAGGCCGCCGTCACCCGCTACGAGGTCGACAACCTCGGCCGGGTCATCGGCCAGGCGAAGAGCGAGAAGGGCCGGGCCGGCGCCAGCGTCGTCACCAGCATCGACGCCCGGGTGCAGGGCCTGGCGGAGAAGCAGCTGGACCAGGCCATGAAGGACGCCCGTAAGGAGCACGACAGGAACACGGGCACCAACTACAAGGCCGACTCGGGCGCCGTCGTCGTCATGGAGGCGAAGACCGGCCGGGTGGTGGCGATGGCCTCCAACCCCTCCTACGACCCCAACGCCTGGGTCGGCGGGATCTCGGGCAAAGACTACGGCCGCCTCACCGGCAAGGACTCCAACTACCCGCTGCTGAACCGCGCCATCCAGGGACAGGCCGCCCCCGGCTCGATCTTCAAGGTCATCTCGACCGCCGCCGCGGTCAACGCGGGCTATGACTTCAACGGCCACTACCCCTGCACCAGCTCGTACAGCATCGGCGGCCAGACCTTCAAGAACTTCGAGTCGCAGAGCCATGGCGCGATCAGCCTCGGCCGGGCGCTGGAGGTCTCCTGCGACACCGTCTTCTACCGGCTCTCGCACGACGAGTGGAAGAAGGACGGCGGGGACAAGCCGAAGAAGGAAGCCAAGAACTGGTTCTACAAGACGGCCCACCAGTTCGGCCTCGGCAGCGAGACCGGAATCGACCTCCCGAACGAGGTCACCGGCCGGGTCCCCGACCGCAAGTGGAAGAACGCCTTCTGGAAGGCCAACAAGGCCGGCTGGTGCGAACAGGCCAAGGCCTGGCCCAAGAAGAAGGACTTCGGCACCAAGCTCGCCCGGGAGGGCTGCCTGGAGGGCATGAAGCTGCACGCCTACGACTCGATCAACTACGCCATCGGGCAGGGCGACACCCTCGTCACCCCGATCCAGATGGCGACGATCTACGGGGCGATCAGCAACGGCGGCACGCTCTACAACCCGACCGTCGGCAAGGCCGTCGTCAGCCCCGACGGCAAGCACATCCAGCGGATCAAGCCCACCTCGCACGGCAAGCTGCCGGTCTCCCACAAGACCCTCGGGCAGATGGACGGCGCCCTCGCCGGTGTCGCCACCCGCGGTACCGCCGCCTGGCGGTTCGGCGGCTGGCCGCAGGACAAGATCCCGATGCACGCCAAGACCGGTACGGCCGAGGTCTACGGCAAGCAGACCACCTCGTGGTTCGCGACGTACACCAAGGACTACACGATCGTCATGACGATCTCCCAGGGTGGTACGGGCTCCGGCGCCTCCGGCCCCGCCGTACGCAACATCTACAACGCCCTGTACGGAGTCGACGAAAAGGGCGGCATCAACCCCAAGGCCGCGCTGCTCCCGAGGCCGGAGGCCAAGCTGCCCAAGATCGAAAGTGATGGCGCCATCCGGTCCCAGCCCATCAAGCCGTATGCCCCGCCGTCGCCGTCGCCGTCCGCATCGGAGAGCCCACAGTGA
- the rodA gene encoding rod shape-determining protein RodA, translated as MTTSHTSRAFSVRRYTPELGTWGKLTARDSVLRKLDWILLLSCLVLSLVGSLLVFSATRNRTELNHGDEYYYFLHHLLNLGIGLALAGGTIWLGHRTLRGAVPVLYALSVVLALLVLTPLGATINGSRSWLAIPGGFSLQPAEFAKITITLGMAMILASRVDAGDRPHPDHRTVVQALALAAVPVVVIMLMPDLGSVMVLGAVILGVLLSSGASNRWILGLVGTGVVGCVAVWQLGLLDDYQIARFAAFANPSLDPAGVGYNTNQARIAIGGGGLTGSGLFQGSQTTGQFVPEQQTDFIFTVAGEELGFLGAGLIIVLLGVVLWRACRIARESTELYGTVVAAGIIAWFAFQAFENIGMTLGIMPVTGLPLPFVSYGGTSMFAVWIAIGLLQSIRVQRPLSASR; from the coding sequence GTGACGACCAGCCACACCTCCCGGGCGTTCTCGGTCCGGCGCTACACCCCTGAGCTCGGCACCTGGGGCAAGCTGACGGCGCGCGATTCGGTACTGCGCAAACTGGACTGGATACTGCTGCTGTCGTGCCTGGTGCTGTCGCTGGTGGGCTCGCTGCTGGTCTTCTCCGCGACCCGTAACCGCACCGAGCTCAACCACGGTGACGAGTACTACTACTTCCTGCACCATCTGCTGAACCTCGGCATCGGACTGGCGCTCGCCGGCGGCACGATCTGGCTCGGCCACCGCACGCTGCGCGGCGCCGTCCCGGTCCTCTACGCCCTCTCGGTCGTGCTGGCGCTGCTGGTGCTGACCCCGCTGGGCGCCACCATCAACGGCTCACGTTCCTGGCTGGCGATCCCCGGCGGCTTCTCCCTCCAGCCCGCCGAGTTCGCGAAGATCACCATCACGCTGGGCATGGCGATGATCCTGGCGTCCCGGGTCGACGCGGGGGACCGCCCGCACCCCGACCACCGCACCGTCGTCCAGGCGCTCGCGCTGGCCGCCGTCCCCGTGGTCGTCATCATGCTGATGCCCGACCTCGGCTCGGTGATGGTGCTCGGCGCCGTCATCCTCGGTGTGCTGCTCTCCTCGGGCGCCTCCAACCGCTGGATCCTGGGACTGGTCGGCACGGGCGTCGTCGGCTGTGTCGCGGTCTGGCAGCTCGGGCTGCTCGACGACTACCAGATCGCCCGCTTCGCCGCCTTCGCCAACCCGAGCCTCGACCCGGCCGGTGTCGGCTACAACACCAACCAGGCCCGGATCGCGATCGGCGGCGGCGGACTGACCGGATCCGGTCTCTTCCAGGGCAGCCAGACCACCGGCCAGTTCGTCCCCGAACAGCAGACGGACTTCATCTTCACCGTGGCCGGTGAGGAACTCGGCTTCCTGGGCGCGGGTTTGATCATCGTCCTGCTCGGCGTGGTCCTGTGGCGCGCCTGCCGGATCGCCCGCGAGTCCACCGAGCTCTACGGCACGGTCGTGGCCGCCGGGATCATCGCGTGGTTCGCCTTCCAGGCCTTCGAGAACATCGGCATGACCCTCGGGATCATGCCCGTCACCGGCCTCCCGCTGCCGTTCGTCTCCTACGGCGGCACGTCCATGTTCGCGGTCTGGATCGCGATCGGGCTGCTCCAGTCGATCCGCGTACAGCGCCCGCTGTCCGCCTCCCGCTGA
- a CDS encoding ATP-binding protein, protein MHPQTAPVTRTPIRVSAGARPHLLSTPSLATAPKAARDFVRAVLRRTPLASLTDTAVLLTSEAVTSAHLRTPRSADILLRLLTAGHGLRISVHDEAPARIPRPAPAAGELDTDHGLLLTGRLSDDWGTTPFGGRPRSTSLWFELHLKH, encoded by the coding sequence GTGCACCCCCAGACCGCACCCGTCACCCGGACACCCATCCGCGTCTCGGCAGGCGCCCGCCCGCATCTCCTGTCCACGCCGAGCCTTGCCACCGCCCCGAAGGCCGCCCGCGACTTCGTCCGCGCGGTGTTGCGCCGCACCCCGCTCGCCTCGCTGACCGACACCGCGGTGCTGCTCACCTCGGAGGCGGTGACCAGCGCCCATCTGCGCACGCCGCGGTCCGCGGACATCCTGCTGCGGCTGCTGACCGCCGGACACGGCCTGCGGATCAGCGTGCACGACGAGGCCCCGGCCCGGATTCCCCGGCCGGCCCCGGCCGCCGGTGAGCTGGACACCGATCACGGGCTGCTGCTGACCGGCCGGCTCTCCGACGACTGGGGCACGACGCCCTTCGGGGGCCGGCCGCGCTCCACTTCGCTCTGGTTCGAACTGCACCTCAAGCACTGA
- a CDS encoding CYTH and CHAD domain-containing protein, which translates to MADTVREIERKYEADDDTRLPDLAGVDRVATVVEAGTEDLDAVYYDTSGGRLAADGITLRRRTGGKDAGWHLKLPVAPGVRDEVRAPLSDTPPAELTALVRSRVLDGELIALVRLRTRRTVRVLQDAAGTPLAEVAEDVVSAHRPDGAAGAGKTGAGPAEAHWREIEVELLGDDGAGLLDEVGRVLAAAGVRPASAASKLERALAETGWGRGDASPLTRSGERGAHGSGEAAGKAKSEAKGKVKAKSGAKSKSKSKGKGKGKGAGKGGKQEPTAGDVVLSYAREQVRVIIELDPAVRRDLPDAVHRMRVATRRLRSAFRSYTKVLDRAATRPIGIELQWLAAELGVERDREVLTARLRAAMAEVPGTLRLGPVDARLRIWSERRRVAARDQVLAVLDGPRYLSLLKTLHAFLAEPPLRKAADRPAPKVVAKAVLKDYARLAGRVEAALEAPAGQERDEALHGARKAAKRTRYAAEAARPALGGAAKKFAKRTKRVQQLLGDHQDSVVARGTLRELATQAQRAGEGGFTFGLLYGREEALAADRERALPDVWKKASRRKHRAALRP; encoded by the coding sequence ATGGCGGACACCGTGCGGGAAATCGAGCGGAAGTACGAGGCCGACGACGACACCCGGCTCCCCGACCTGGCCGGAGTCGACCGGGTCGCCACCGTGGTCGAGGCGGGCACCGAGGATCTTGACGCCGTCTACTACGACACCTCCGGCGGGCGCCTCGCCGCCGACGGCATCACGCTGCGCAGGCGCACCGGCGGCAAGGACGCGGGCTGGCATCTGAAACTGCCGGTCGCCCCGGGGGTGCGGGACGAGGTGCGGGCCCCGCTGTCCGATACGCCGCCCGCGGAGCTGACCGCGCTCGTACGGTCCCGGGTGCTGGACGGGGAGCTGATCGCCCTCGTACGGCTGCGGACGCGGCGCACGGTCCGGGTGCTGCAGGACGCCGCGGGCACACCGCTCGCGGAGGTGGCCGAGGACGTGGTGTCGGCGCACCGGCCGGACGGGGCCGCGGGCGCCGGGAAGACGGGAGCCGGGCCCGCCGAGGCCCACTGGCGCGAGATCGAGGTGGAGCTGCTCGGGGACGACGGTGCCGGGCTGCTGGACGAGGTCGGCCGGGTGCTGGCCGCGGCGGGGGTGCGTCCCGCCTCCGCGGCCTCGAAGCTGGAGCGGGCGCTGGCCGAGACGGGGTGGGGGCGTGGCGACGCGTCGCCCCTCACCCGGTCGGGTGAGCGAGGCGCGCACGGCTCCGGTGAGGCGGCGGGGAAGGCGAAGTCCGAGGCCAAGGGCAAGGTGAAGGCGAAGTCCGGGGCCAAGTCCAAGTCCAAGAGCAAGGGCAAAGGCAAGGGCAAGGGGGCCGGGAAGGGCGGGAAGCAGGAGCCGACCGCCGGAGATGTCGTCCTGAGCTATGCCCGTGAGCAGGTGCGGGTGATCATCGAGCTGGACCCCGCGGTACGGCGGGATCTGCCCGACGCGGTGCACCGGATGCGGGTCGCCACCCGGCGGCTGCGCAGCGCCTTCCGCTCGTACACCAAGGTGCTCGACCGGGCCGCCACCCGGCCCATCGGTATCGAACTCCAGTGGCTGGCCGCGGAGTTGGGCGTGGAGCGGGACCGTGAGGTGCTGACCGCGCGGCTGCGGGCGGCGATGGCCGAGGTGCCCGGGACGCTACGGCTCGGCCCGGTGGACGCCCGGCTGCGCATCTGGTCCGAGAGGCGCCGGGTCGCCGCACGGGACCAGGTGCTCGCCGTCCTGGACGGGCCGCGCTACCTCTCCCTGCTGAAGACCCTGCACGCCTTCCTGGCGGAGCCGCCGCTGCGCAAGGCCGCCGACCGGCCGGCGCCCAAGGTGGTGGCCAAGGCCGTGCTCAAGGACTACGCGCGGCTGGCCGGCCGTGTGGAGGCCGCGCTGGAGGCGCCGGCCGGGCAGGAGCGGGACGAGGCGCTGCACGGCGCCCGCAAGGCGGCCAAGCGCACCCGGTACGCGGCGGAGGCGGCCCGCCCGGCGCTCGGCGGGGCGGCGAAGAAGTTCGCCAAGCGGACCAAGCGGGTGCAGCAGCTGCTGGGCGACCACCAGGACAGCGTGGTGGCGCGCGGCACCCTGCGCGAGCTGGCGACCCAGGCACAGCGCGCCGGTGAGGGCGGCTTCACCTTCGGCCTGCTGTACGGGCGCGAGGAGGCACTGGCGGCGGACCGGGAGCGGGCGCTGCCGGACGTGTGGAAGAAGGCGTCCCGCCGCAAGCACCGGGCGGCACTCCGGCCGTGA
- a CDS encoding TIGR03960 family B12-binding radical SAM protein, translating to MPVESVFPRLEALLPHVQKPIQYVGGELNSTVKDWDSCDVRWSLMYPDAYEVGLPNQGVMILYEVLNEREGVLAERTYSVWPDLEALMREHQVPQFTVDAHRPVGAFDVLGVSFSTELGYTNLLTALDLAGIPMESKDRTEDHPIILAGGHAAFNPEPIADFLDCAVVGDGEQAVLEITEIIRAWKAEDRPGGRDELLFRLAKTGSVYVPKFYDVEYLADGRISRVVPNRSGVPWRVSKHTVMDLDEWPYPKQPLVPLAETVHERMSVEIFRGCTRGCRFCQAGMITRPVRERSITGIGDMVDKGLKATGFEEVGLLSLSSADHTEIGDIAKGLADRYEEDKIGLSLPSTRVDAFNVDLANELTRNGRRSGLTFAPEGGSERMRKVINKMVSEEDLIRTVSTAYGNGWRQVKLYFMCGLPTETDEDVLQIGDMAVRVIAEGRKVSGQNDIRCTVSIGGFVPKPHTPFQWAPQLSAEETDARLEKLRDKIRGDKKYGRSIGFRYHDGKPGIVEGLLSRGDRRVGSVIRAVYEGGGRFDGWREHFSYDRWMKAAEETLPAFGVDVAWYTTREREYEEVLPWDHLDSGLDKDWLWEDWQDALDETEVEDCRWTPCFDCGVCPQMDTEIQIGPTGKKLLPLMVK from the coding sequence ATGCCTGTCGAGTCGGTCTTCCCGCGCCTGGAGGCCCTGCTCCCGCATGTGCAGAAGCCCATTCAGTACGTCGGCGGTGAGCTGAACTCCACCGTCAAGGACTGGGACTCCTGCGATGTGCGGTGGTCGCTCATGTACCCGGACGCCTACGAGGTCGGTCTGCCCAACCAGGGCGTCATGATCCTTTACGAGGTCCTCAACGAGCGCGAGGGTGTGCTGGCCGAGCGCACGTACAGCGTGTGGCCGGACCTCGAAGCGCTGATGCGGGAGCACCAGGTCCCGCAGTTCACGGTCGACGCGCACCGCCCCGTCGGCGCCTTCGACGTGCTCGGTGTCTCCTTCTCGACCGAGCTGGGGTACACCAACCTCCTGACCGCCCTGGACCTCGCCGGCATCCCGATGGAGTCCAAGGACCGTACGGAGGACCACCCGATCATCCTCGCGGGCGGCCACGCGGCCTTCAACCCCGAGCCGATCGCGGACTTCCTGGACTGCGCGGTGGTGGGTGACGGCGAGCAGGCGGTGCTGGAGATCACCGAGATCATCCGCGCCTGGAAGGCCGAGGACCGGCCCGGCGGCCGCGACGAGCTGCTCTTCCGCCTCGCGAAGACCGGCAGCGTCTATGTCCCCAAGTTCTACGACGTGGAGTATCTGGCCGACGGGCGGATCTCCCGCGTCGTACCGAACCGCTCCGGCGTCCCGTGGCGGGTGTCCAAGCACACCGTCATGGACCTCGACGAGTGGCCCTACCCCAAGCAGCCGCTCGTCCCCCTGGCCGAGACCGTCCATGAGCGGATGTCGGTCGAGATCTTCCGTGGCTGCACCCGCGGCTGCCGTTTCTGCCAGGCCGGCATGATCACGCGCCCCGTACGGGAGCGAAGCATCACCGGCATCGGCGACATGGTGGACAAGGGCCTGAAGGCCACGGGATTCGAGGAGGTCGGCCTGTTGTCGCTGTCCTCCGCGGACCACACCGAGATCGGCGATATCGCGAAGGGGCTCGCCGACCGGTACGAGGAAGACAAGATCGGCCTGTCGCTCCCGTCGACCCGGGTCGACGCCTTCAACGTCGATCTTGCCAACGAGCTGACGCGCAACGGCCGTCGCTCGGGTCTGACCTTCGCGCCCGAGGGCGGCTCGGAGCGGATGCGCAAGGTCATCAACAAGATGGTCTCCGAAGAAGACCTGATCCGGACCGTCTCCACGGCCTACGGCAACGGCTGGCGGCAGGTGAAGCTCTACTTCATGTGCGGTCTGCCGACCGAGACCGACGAGGACGTGCTCCAGATCGGCGACATGGCCGTCAGGGTCATCGCCGAGGGCCGCAAGGTCTCCGGGCAGAACGACATCCGCTGCACGGTCTCCATCGGCGGCTTCGTCCCCAAGCCGCACACCCCGTTCCAGTGGGCGCCGCAGCTGTCGGCGGAGGAGACGGACGCCCGGCTCGAAAAGCTCCGGGACAAGATCCGCGGCGACAAGAAGTACGGCCGCTCGATCGGCTTCCGCTACCACGACGGCAAGCCCGGCATCGTCGAGGGCCTGCTCTCGCGCGGCGACCGCCGCGTCGGCTCGGTCATCCGCGCCGTCTACGAGGGCGGCGGCCGCTTCGACGGCTGGCGTGAGCACTTCTCCTACGACCGCTGGATGAAGGCCGCCGAGGAGACGCTGCCCGCCTTCGGCGTGGACGTCGCCTGGTACACCACCCGTGAGCGGGAGTACGAAGAGGTGCTCCCCTGGGACCACCTGGACTCCGGTCTCGACAAGGACTGGCTCTGGGAGGACTGGCAGGACGCGCTCGACGAGACCGAGGTCGAGGACTGCCGCTGGACCCCGTGCTTCGACTGCGGCGTCTGCCCCCAGATGGACACCGAGATCCAGATCGGCCCGACGGGCAAGAAGCTGCTGCCGCTGATGGTGAAGTAG
- a CDS encoding GNAT family N-acetyltransferase: MSPQLIAPTVAVRASFLAAMDEFLADGADLVPYSTMAHELRTWRGHWAAEDGFAEYVRTVGGVVDHERADGVVPLSTRWWVDGDTYLGRVAFRHRLTPSLLTWGGHIGYGVRPGARRRGHATGMLRAALPVAHHELGIDPVLVTCDDTNTASRKVIEACGGIFENQRDDKLRYWFHRPAATAGQQP; this comes from the coding sequence ATGTCGCCACAGCTCATCGCCCCCACCGTCGCCGTCCGCGCCTCCTTCCTCGCCGCGATGGACGAGTTCCTGGCCGACGGCGCGGACTTGGTCCCGTACTCCACCATGGCCCACGAGCTGCGGACCTGGCGCGGTCACTGGGCGGCCGAGGACGGCTTCGCGGAGTACGTCCGCACGGTCGGCGGGGTCGTGGACCACGAACGCGCCGACGGCGTGGTCCCGCTGAGCACCCGTTGGTGGGTGGACGGCGACACCTACCTGGGGCGCGTCGCCTTCCGCCACCGGCTCACCCCGTCCCTCCTCACCTGGGGCGGCCATATCGGCTACGGCGTACGTCCCGGCGCCCGCCGCCGCGGCCACGCCACCGGGATGCTGCGCGCCGCCCTGCCGGTCGCCCATCACGAGCTGGGCATCGACCCGGTGCTGGTCACCTGCGATGACACCAACACCGCCTCACGTAAGGTCATCGAGGCCTGCGGCGGGATCTTCGAGAACCAGCGGGACGACAAGCTGCGCTACTGGTTCCACCGGCCCGCGGCCACCGCCGGGCAGCAGCCGTAA
- a CDS encoding TIGR03936 family radical SAM-associated protein, producing MQRIRLRYTKRGRLRFTSHRDFQRAFERALRRAEVPMAYSAGFTPHPKVSYANAAPTGTGSEAEYLEIQLAEHRDPDKLRELLNESLPDGLDVIDAVESRTSGLADRLEASVWEIRLDGVEPAAAGHAVEAFLAAEEVQVERRTKSGMRTFDARAAVARLEATGREGDRPDGNACAILRLVVRHLTPAVRPDDVLSGLRATADLAPPVPAAVTRLAQGLLDEETGAVTDPLAPDRDAATAAPPTAAGLSAAKVTSGASPAAGEGTA from the coding sequence GTGCAGCGCATCCGACTGCGCTACACCAAGCGCGGCCGCCTCCGGTTCACCAGCCACCGCGACTTCCAGCGCGCTTTCGAGCGGGCGCTGCGCCGCGCCGAGGTTCCCATGGCCTATTCGGCGGGCTTCACCCCGCACCCCAAGGTGTCGTACGCCAACGCCGCCCCGACGGGTACGGGCAGCGAGGCCGAATATCTGGAGATCCAGCTCGCCGAGCACCGCGATCCGGACAAGCTGCGCGAACTCCTCAACGAGTCGCTGCCGGACGGGCTCGATGTAATCGACGCGGTCGAGTCCCGCACCAGTGGCCTGGCCGACCGGCTGGAGGCATCGGTGTGGGAGATCCGGCTCGACGGGGTCGAGCCGGCCGCGGCCGGGCACGCCGTCGAGGCGTTCCTCGCCGCGGAAGAAGTGCAGGTCGAGCGCCGGACGAAAAGCGGTATGCGGACCTTTGACGCACGGGCCGCGGTGGCGCGTCTGGAGGCCACCGGTCGTGAGGGCGATAGGCCCGACGGCAATGCCTGTGCGATACTGCGGCTGGTTGTTCGGCATCTGACACCTGCCGTTCGACCCGACGACGTCCTGTCCGGCCTCCGAGCTACGGCCGACCTGGCGCCGCCGGTCCCCGCTGCGGTGACCAGGCTGGCGCAGGGGCTGCTCGATGAGGAGACCGGCGCGGTGACTGACCCGCTAGCGCCCGACCGCGACGCTGCCACGGCCGCCCCACCCACGGCCGCCGGGCTGAGTGCCGCGAAGGTGACAAGTGGGGCCTCCCCGGCAGCCGGGGAAGGTACTGCGTAG